The following proteins are co-located in the Vigna angularis cultivar LongXiaoDou No.4 chromosome 2, ASM1680809v1, whole genome shotgun sequence genome:
- the LOC108323233 gene encoding protein LIGHT-DEPENDENT SHORT HYPOCOTYLS 4: MDSNIQDFIDTCNSDNTCNLITNTTTTNLTTTASSSSAASNSIASSSRYENQKRRDWNTFGQYLKNHRPPLSLSRCSGAHVLEFLRYLDQFGKTKVHTPICPFYGHPNPPAPCPCPLRQAWGSLDALIGRLRAAFEENGGKPEANPFGARAVRLYLREVRDLQSKARGISYEKKKRKRPPPQQQPMPLPHHSLPPPGASATH, encoded by the exons ATGGATTCAAATATTCAAGACTTTATAGACACATGTAACTCCGACAACACCTGCAACCTCATCACCAATACCACCACCACCAACTTAACCACAACTGCTTCCTCTTCCTCCGCTGCTTCCAACTCCATCGCCAGCAGCAGCCGCTACGAGAACCAGAAACGCCGTGACTGGAACACCTTCGGTCAATACCTCAAGAATCACCGACCCCCTCTCTCCCTCTCAAGGTGTAGCGGTGCACACGTCCTTGAATTCCTAAG GTACCTGGATCAATTTGGGAAGACGAAAGTGCACACACCGATCTGCCCCTTTTACGGGCACCCGAACCCTCCAGCACCTTGTCCATGTCCTCTCAGGCAAGCTTGGGGGAGCCTTGACGCTCTGATTGGACGGTTGCGTGCAGCTTTTGAGGAAAATGGAGGAAAGCCCGAGGCAAACCCTTTTGGAGCTCGAGCTGTGAGACTCTACCTTCGCGAGGTTCGTGATCTGCAATCCAAAGCAAGAGGAATTAGCTacgagaagaagaaaaggaagcgTCCACCACCTCAGCAACAACCCATGCCACTGCCTCATCATTCTCTCCCTCCTCCAGGTGCAAGTGCAACTCATTAG